A region of the Mesoterricola sediminis genome:
TGCGGAAGACGAGGCCCCCGTCGGCCCAGGCCATGTCCTCCACGAGGGAGCGGATCTCGACGCGCTTGAGGCCCTTCTGGCCCCCGGTCTTGCCCGCCTTCTCCATGGCGAAGGACTCGGCGGCGAGGAAGGCCCCGGTGCGCCCCTCAGCGGCCTCCCGCTCGGGTCCGGGGCAGGCCCACCGCCACAGGGCGGACCGGCAGAGATCCGCGACGGGCGAGGCGTAGGTGGGCACCAGGGCCGCGTCCAGGAAGGCCACCCCCGCCGGGGCGTGGGCGTCCAGCAGCGCGGGCAGTTCGCCGAGGGGCAGGCCGGGCTCGCGATCGAGGCCGACGTCCACCCACTCGCCCCGGCCCGCCACGCCCTGCGGCAGGGGATGGCCCAGGACGAGGGCGGGCCTCGGCACCTTCTCCAGGCCCATGGCCAGGGGCAGGCCGGCATCCAGGAAGGCCCGCGCCAGACTGGCCAGGAGGGCCGGCGGGTGCAGGTCGGAGGCCGGGGCGTCGACGGAGAAGCGCACCCGCACCTTCCGGCGCCGCGGATCGTTCTGCCACCCCGCCATGCGCCGGCCGCGATTGGCCGCCACCT
Encoded here:
- a CDS encoding DUF2344 domain-containing protein → MTQAPRASATPVLSALQAAVTGEVPPADVLEGWLAGLVQEGTAEHALALSRPRAGDPAWDDFRRRLKAQVAANRGRRMAGWQNDPRRRKVRVRFSVDAPASDLHPPALLASLARAFLDAGLPLAMGLEKVPRPALVLGHPLPQGVAGRGEWVDVGLDREPGLPLGELPALLDAHAPAGVAFLDAALVPTYASPVADLCRSALWRWACPGPEREAAEGRTGAFLAAESFAMEKAGKTGGQKGLKRVEIRSLVEDMAWADGGLVFRTAIRQGQALNPRKLLAAILGREPAEVLGLERLELALDEDPRLLEAERYAPKLHNMFEDAVLLESGPNIRIVDEDDDEPIRLHD